From a single Paraburkholderia edwinii genomic region:
- a CDS encoding helix-turn-helix transcriptional regulator: protein MEKQQRLNELADFLKTRRARLRPEDVDFPCGSRRKTPGLRREEVAERAGISVTWYAWLEQGREVNVSFKTIESLANALKLSPHERTHLFELANHYTPPGPYPIAQNVTDTVRRMLDQLGNMPAYVVDGNWNYVTWNEAAVRVFTDFRKLPAGRCNLLWFTFQQDGARVLFRGWDAYAKCVLAQFRGDYILRPSGEVFLRDLVEELNDTDADFCRWWAEHEVLKRSDWRKVIEHPVAGLLELDALSLEVPDAPGMRIMVYTPAPSTDTAQRIDALMKSTKTVNGPFEAATVLDTFRKARASGSGFVG from the coding sequence ATGGAGAAGCAGCAGCGCCTGAATGAACTGGCCGATTTCCTGAAGACGCGCCGCGCGCGCCTTCGGCCTGAAGACGTCGATTTTCCTTGCGGCAGCCGGCGCAAAACGCCGGGGCTGCGTCGCGAGGAAGTCGCGGAGCGTGCGGGAATCAGCGTGACCTGGTATGCGTGGCTTGAACAGGGCCGGGAAGTGAATGTCTCGTTCAAGACAATCGAAAGCCTGGCGAACGCACTGAAGCTATCGCCGCATGAGAGAACACATCTGTTCGAACTGGCCAATCACTACACGCCGCCGGGGCCATACCCGATCGCGCAGAACGTGACCGATACCGTGCGCCGCATGCTCGACCAGCTCGGCAACATGCCCGCGTACGTGGTTGACGGCAACTGGAACTATGTGACGTGGAACGAGGCGGCGGTCAGGGTGTTCACCGATTTCCGCAAGTTGCCGGCGGGGCGTTGCAATCTGCTGTGGTTCACGTTTCAGCAGGACGGCGCGCGTGTGTTGTTCCGCGGCTGGGATGCCTACGCGAAGTGCGTGCTTGCGCAGTTTCGCGGAGATTACATCCTGAGGCCATCCGGCGAGGTGTTTCTGCGCGATCTCGTCGAAGAACTGAACGATACCGATGCCGATTTTTGCCGCTGGTGGGCCGAGCACGAAGTGCTCAAGCGCAGCGACTGGCGCAAGGTCATCGAGCACCCCGTTGCGGGTTTACTCGAACTCGATGCGTTGTCGCTCGAAGTGCCCGACGCGCCGGGCATGCGCATCATGGTCTATACGCCGGCGCCGTCAACCGACACCGCGCAGCGTATCGATGCGTTGATGAAGAGCACGAAAACCGTGAATGGGCCGTTTGAGGCGGCAACGGTGCTCGACACGTTTCGCAAGGCGCGAGCGTCGGGCAGCGGGTTCGTAGGGTGA
- a CDS encoding DMT family transporter, with the protein MHKYERNHTLGLAQIHFAVLLAGCAGLFAKLLTVSAAQLTAGRTVFGSMALLAFALITGKSLRLATRKDAAALALSGVILALHWFSFFHSIQVSTVAIGLLSFSTFPLFTTFLEPLVFGERIRREDMVTAFVVTLGLALVTPSLDFSNHLTQGVLWGIVSALAYAVLALLSRQYTARYPSACVSFYQQAVAALCIVPFALHAQNPISGTDWLYLIVLGVVFTALGQGLVVASLKHLNAQTTSVVFGLEPVYGIALAWLLIGETPALRTALGGVLICGAVVLASFRRR; encoded by the coding sequence ATGCATAAATACGAAAGAAATCACACGCTCGGTCTTGCTCAGATTCATTTCGCCGTATTGCTGGCGGGCTGCGCCGGCCTTTTCGCCAAATTACTGACTGTCAGCGCCGCGCAATTGACGGCCGGGCGCACCGTCTTCGGAAGCATGGCTTTACTGGCGTTCGCATTGATTACAGGAAAAAGCCTGCGGCTCGCGACGCGTAAAGACGCCGCTGCCCTGGCGCTTTCGGGCGTTATTCTGGCGCTGCACTGGTTCAGCTTTTTCCATTCCATCCAGGTTTCCACGGTCGCAATCGGCTTGCTGTCGTTTTCGACTTTTCCGCTATTCACGACGTTTCTCGAGCCCCTTGTGTTCGGCGAACGAATCCGCCGCGAGGACATGGTGACGGCGTTCGTCGTCACGCTAGGCCTTGCGCTCGTCACACCGAGTCTCGATTTCAGCAATCACCTTACGCAAGGCGTGCTGTGGGGCATCGTGTCCGCGCTCGCTTATGCGGTGCTCGCGCTATTGAGCCGCCAATACACGGCGCGTTACCCGTCGGCGTGCGTGTCCTTCTATCAGCAGGCCGTGGCGGCGCTATGCATCGTGCCTTTCGCATTGCACGCGCAAAACCCGATATCGGGAACCGACTGGCTGTATCTGATCGTGCTCGGCGTCGTTTTTACGGCGCTTGGGCAAGGGCTCGTCGTGGCGAGCCTCAAGCACCTCAACGCGCAAACGACGAGTGTCGTGTTCGGCCTCGAGCCCGTGTACGGCATCGCGCTGGCATGGCTGCTGATCGGTGAAACGCCGGCTTTACGGACCGCGCTCGGCGGCGTGCTGATCTGCGGCGCAGTCGTGCTCGCATCGTTCAGACGACGCTGA
- a CDS encoding methyl-accepting chemotaxis protein, whose protein sequence is MNPLLPLKVQVSRHARMLAGYFPATFARDESDGVDIRGVITPRLLNGNAVLNLNYGDVDRFTSNTGSTATLFVTRGEDLVRVTTSVKQQNGERAVGTVLDRSHPAYRLLRGGQSYIGYATLFGKQYMTRYEPITNSAGQVIGALYVGFDVSNAWTLSMGAKLALLTFVAATVVLSGYGWLVRAVVLPGDHSSADGARALSSSQWGEIVGLALIGALLVSVLVYVAMRRGLGVSLREAKAAAEKLAAGDLTAQVHVSRRDDLGQLMQAINGISVGLASVVGNVRRASDTIALAAREIAAGNADLSARTEAQAGSLEETASAISQLTSMVRTNAEHALNANGHVASVSGLAVKGGDVVGEVVNTMSLIRGSSQKIVDIISVIDGIAFQTNILALNAAVEAARAGEEGRGFAVVAGEVRGLAQRSAAAAKEIKALIGDSVGNVDAGGALVDEAGRNMNEIVTAVENVVSLMNEITRASNEQSTGISEVNRAIVQMDEMTQQNVALVEEAAAAAASMREQARGLEDAVRVFRLAGDALH, encoded by the coding sequence ATGAACCCACTGCTACCGCTCAAAGTCCAGGTGAGCCGCCATGCGCGCATGCTTGCCGGATATTTTCCCGCCACGTTTGCACGCGATGAATCGGATGGTGTCGATATTCGCGGCGTCATTACGCCGAGGCTGTTGAACGGCAACGCGGTGCTCAATCTTAATTACGGCGACGTCGACCGATTTACGTCAAATACCGGCTCGACCGCGACGCTTTTCGTCACGAGAGGCGAAGACCTTGTGCGCGTCACGACGTCGGTCAAACAGCAAAACGGCGAGCGTGCCGTGGGCACCGTGCTCGATCGCTCGCATCCCGCTTATCGGCTGTTGCGTGGCGGGCAGTCCTATATCGGTTATGCGACCTTGTTCGGCAAGCAATACATGACGCGGTATGAGCCGATCACGAATAGCGCGGGGCAGGTGATCGGCGCGCTGTACGTGGGCTTCGACGTCAGCAACGCATGGACGTTATCGATGGGGGCCAAGCTCGCGCTGCTGACCTTCGTTGCCGCTACCGTGGTTCTGTCGGGCTATGGGTGGCTTGTGCGTGCGGTTGTTCTACCCGGCGACCATTCCAGCGCCGACGGAGCGCGTGCATTGAGTTCGTCGCAATGGGGCGAAATCGTCGGCCTGGCGCTGATCGGCGCGCTGCTTGTCAGCGTGCTGGTTTACGTCGCGATGCGGCGCGGCCTCGGCGTGTCATTGCGCGAAGCGAAAGCCGCCGCGGAAAAACTGGCTGCCGGCGACCTCACGGCGCAGGTCCATGTCAGCCGGCGCGACGACCTCGGGCAACTGATGCAGGCGATCAACGGCATCAGTGTCGGCCTCGCATCGGTGGTCGGCAATGTGCGGCGTGCGTCCGATACGATCGCGCTCGCCGCGCGCGAAATCGCAGCCGGCAATGCGGATCTCTCCGCGCGTACTGAGGCGCAGGCCGGTTCGCTCGAAGAGACTGCGTCGGCGATCAGCCAATTGACGTCGATGGTTCGCACGAATGCCGAGCATGCATTGAATGCGAACGGGCATGTGGCCTCGGTATCGGGGCTCGCGGTGAAGGGCGGCGACGTGGTTGGCGAAGTGGTCAATACGATGTCGCTGATCCGCGGCAGTTCACAGAAGATCGTCGACATCATCAGCGTGATCGACGGCATTGCGTTTCAAACCAATATCCTTGCGTTGAACGCGGCCGTCGAAGCCGCCCGCGCGGGAGAAGAAGGGCGCGGCTTCGCGGTGGTGGCCGGCGAGGTGCGCGGTCTTGCGCAACGCAGTGCGGCGGCGGCGAAAGAAATCAAGGCGCTGATCGGCGATTCGGTCGGCAATGTCGATGCGGGCGGTGCGCTCGTCGACGAGGCCGGCCGCAATATGAACGAGATTGTCACGGCTGTCGAGAATGTTGTGAGCCTGATGAATGAGATTACGCGCGCGAGCAACGAACAAAGCACGGGCATCAGCGAAGTAAATCGCGCGATCGTTCAGATGGACGAAATGACGCAGCAAAACGTCGCGCTCGTCGAAGAAGCGGCGGCCGCCGCGGCCAGCATGCGCGAACAGGCGCGCGGGCTCGAAGATGCGGTGCGCGTGTTCCGCCTCGCCGGCGACGCATTGCACTGA